A window of the Pseudomonas gozinkensis genome harbors these coding sequences:
- the tolQ gene encoding protein TolQ: MEANVVDHSSMWSLVSNASIVVQLVMLTLVAASVTSWIMIFQRSNLLRAGRRALESFEERFWSGIDLSKLYRQAGSNPDPDSGVEQIFRAGFKEFSRLRQQPGVDPEAVMEGVARAMRVAISREEEKLEQSLPFLATVGSVSPYIGLFGTVWGIMNSFRGLASAQQATLATVAPGIAEALIATAIGLFAAIPAVIAYNRFSARSETLLSRYYTFADEFQAILHRKVHTSEE, translated from the coding sequence GTGGAAGCTAACGTCGTCGACCATTCCTCCATGTGGAGCCTGGTCAGCAATGCCAGCATCGTGGTGCAGTTGGTAATGTTGACCCTGGTAGCCGCATCGGTGACCTCATGGATCATGATCTTTCAGCGCAGCAACCTGCTGCGCGCCGGTCGACGTGCCCTGGAGAGCTTCGAGGAGCGCTTCTGGTCGGGTATCGACCTGTCCAAACTCTACCGTCAGGCCGGCAGCAACCCGGATCCGGATTCGGGCGTCGAGCAGATCTTCCGCGCCGGCTTCAAGGAGTTCTCCCGTCTGCGTCAGCAGCCTGGTGTCGATCCTGAAGCAGTGATGGAAGGCGTGGCCCGTGCCATGCGCGTCGCCATCTCCCGTGAGGAAGAGAAGCTCGAGCAGAGCCTGCCGTTCCTCGCCACCGTCGGTTCGGTCAGCCCGTACATCGGTCTGTTCGGTACCGTCTGGGGGATCATGAACTCCTTCCGTGGTCTGGCCAGCGCCCAGCAGGCCACCCTGGCCACCGTGGCACCCGGCATCGCCGAAGCCCTGATCGCCACCGCGATCGGTCTGTTCGCCGCGATCCCGGCCGTTATCGCTTACAACCGTTTCTCTGCCCGCAGTGAAACCTTGCTGAGCCGCTACTACACCTTCGCCGATGAATTCCAGGCGATCCTGCACCGCAAAGTGCACACCAGCGAAGAATAA
- the ybgC gene encoding tol-pal system-associated acyl-CoA thioesterase — MRAQNGLESFAHRCRVYYEDTDAGGIVYYVNYLKFMERARTERLRELGFAQSALAGEDLLFVVHSSEARYHAPARLDDELLVSADVIELNRASLRFRQQVRRATDNVLLCEGQFLVACVRTNSLKPRALPEDLRAAFADAVGTGTHSKQEIKRGS; from the coding sequence ATGCGCGCGCAAAACGGGCTTGAGTCGTTCGCACATCGTTGTCGCGTTTATTACGAGGACACCGATGCGGGCGGCATCGTGTATTACGTTAATTACCTCAAGTTTATGGAACGGGCTCGAACCGAGCGGCTCCGGGAGCTGGGCTTTGCCCAGTCGGCGCTGGCAGGGGAGGACCTGTTGTTCGTCGTGCATTCCAGCGAAGCGCGTTACCACGCGCCGGCGCGACTGGATGACGAGCTTCTGGTAAGCGCTGATGTAATCGAATTGAACCGTGCCAGCCTGCGCTTTCGACAGCAGGTCAGGCGGGCAACGGATAATGTGCTGCTCTGCGAAGGGCAGTTTCTGGTGGCCTGTGTGCGCACTAACAGTTTGAAACCCCGGGCCCTTCCCGAAGACCTGCGTGCGGCCTTTGCCGACGCGGTCGGCACGGGTACACACTCAAAGCAGGAGATAAAGCGTGGAAGCTAA
- the ruvB gene encoding Holliday junction branch migration DNA helicase RuvB codes for MIEADRLIAATHSPREREEVQDRAIRPVSLAEYIGQPTVREQMELFIQAARGRSESLDHTLIFGPPGLGKTTLANIIAQEMGVSIKSTSGPVLERPGDLAALLTNLEPHDVLFIDEIHRLSPIVEEVLYPAMEDFQLDIMIGEGPAARSIKLDLPPFTLVGATTRAGMLTNPLRDRFGIVQRLEFYSTADLATIVSRSANILGLPLDPEGAFEIARRARGTPRIANRLLRRVRDFAEVRAKGHITKSVADLALNLLDVDEHGFDHQDRRLLLTMIEKFDGGPVGIDSLAAAISEERHTIEDVLEPYLIQQGYIMRTPRGRVVTRHAYLHFGLNIPTRMGEMPVVDEFLDAVDD; via the coding sequence GTGATTGAAGCTGATCGTCTGATCGCCGCCACGCACAGCCCGCGTGAGCGCGAAGAAGTCCAGGATCGGGCGATACGTCCCGTCAGCCTCGCCGAGTACATCGGCCAGCCGACCGTTCGCGAGCAGATGGAACTGTTTATCCAGGCCGCCCGTGGCCGTAGCGAATCCCTCGACCACACCCTGATCTTCGGCCCGCCGGGGCTGGGTAAAACCACGCTGGCGAACATCATCGCCCAGGAAATGGGTGTGTCGATCAAGAGCACTTCCGGCCCGGTGCTGGAGCGCCCGGGTGATCTGGCGGCGCTGTTGACCAATCTTGAGCCGCACGACGTGCTGTTCATCGATGAAATCCATCGCCTGTCGCCGATCGTAGAAGAAGTGCTGTACCCGGCCATGGAAGATTTCCAGCTCGACATCATGATCGGTGAAGGGCCGGCGGCGCGTTCGATCAAACTCGATCTGCCGCCGTTCACCCTGGTGGGTGCGACCACCAGGGCGGGCATGCTGACCAACCCGTTGCGCGACCGTTTCGGCATCGTCCAGCGTCTCGAGTTCTACAGCACCGCTGACCTGGCGACGATTGTCAGCCGTTCAGCGAATATCCTCGGCCTGCCGCTGGATCCGGAAGGGGCTTTCGAGATTGCCCGCCGCGCCCGTGGCACGCCGCGGATCGCCAACCGACTGTTGCGCCGGGTACGGGATTTCGCCGAAGTCCGGGCCAAGGGCCACATCACCAAGTCCGTCGCGGATCTGGCGCTGAACCTGCTGGATGTCGACGAGCACGGTTTCGATCATCAGGACCGGCGTCTGCTGTTGACCATGATCGAGAAGTTCGACGGTGGCCCGGTGGGCATCGACAGTCTGGCGGCGGCGATCAGCGAAGAACGCCACACCATTGAAGACGTGCTCGAGCCGTATCTGATTCAGCAGGGTTACATCATGCGGACACCACGGGGCAGGGTGGTTACCCGCCACGCGTACCTGCATTTTGGTTTAAACATTCCGACACGAATGGGCGAGATGCCCGTGGTAGACGAGTTTCTCGATGCCGTGGACGATTAA
- the ruvA gene encoding Holliday junction branch migration protein RuvA translates to MIGRLRGTLAEKQPPHLILDVNGLGYELEVPMTTLYRLPSVGEPLTLHTHLVVREDAQLLYGFAGKRERDFFRELIRLNGVGPKLALALMSSLEVDELIRCVQSQDTSALTKVPGVGKKTAERLLVELKDRFKAWETSPAMFALVPNQPDGPAPVNTAENDAVSALISLGYKPQEASKAISAIKEKGLSSEDMIRRALKGMI, encoded by the coding sequence GTGATTGGACGCTTGCGCGGCACTCTGGCTGAGAAACAGCCGCCGCACCTGATTCTGGATGTAAACGGCCTCGGGTATGAGCTGGAAGTGCCCATGACCACCCTTTATCGTCTGCCGTCGGTCGGTGAACCGCTGACCCTGCACACCCATTTGGTCGTACGCGAAGACGCGCAGTTACTCTATGGTTTTGCCGGCAAGCGTGAGCGAGACTTTTTTCGCGAGTTGATCCGTCTCAATGGTGTGGGGCCGAAACTGGCGCTGGCCTTGATGTCGAGTCTGGAAGTCGACGAACTGATCCGTTGCGTGCAGTCCCAGGACACCTCGGCGCTGACCAAGGTGCCGGGCGTGGGCAAGAAAACTGCCGAGCGTCTGCTGGTTGAACTCAAGGATCGCTTCAAGGCCTGGGAAACCTCGCCGGCCATGTTCGCACTGGTACCCAACCAGCCGGACGGCCCGGCGCCGGTCAACACCGCCGAGAACGATGCGGTCAGCGCGCTGATTTCCCTGGGCTACAAACCACAGGAAGCGAGCAAGGCGATTTCCGCGATCAAAGAGAAAGGCCTGAGCAGCGAAGACATGATTCGACGCGCCCTGAAGGGAATGATTTAA
- the ruvC gene encoding crossover junction endodeoxyribonuclease RuvC translates to MTLILGIDPGSRITGYGIVRDTGRGGCIYVASGCIRTGAGELHERLQIVYRGVREIIQTYGPVTMGIEKVFMAKNADSALKLGQARGAAIVAGAEESLEIAEYTATQVKQAVVGTGAANKEQVQMMVMHMLKLTSKPQIDASDALAIAICHAHTRSSLLPHGLGTARSRGGRLRL, encoded by the coding sequence ATGACTTTAATTCTTGGTATCGACCCCGGTTCGCGCATTACCGGCTACGGCATTGTTCGCGATACCGGACGCGGCGGTTGCATCTATGTCGCCTCGGGTTGTATCCGCACTGGTGCCGGCGAATTGCATGAACGGTTGCAGATCGTCTATCGCGGCGTGCGGGAGATCATCCAGACCTACGGCCCGGTCACCATGGGCATCGAAAAGGTGTTCATGGCGAAAAACGCCGACTCGGCGCTCAAGCTCGGGCAGGCCCGTGGGGCCGCTATCGTCGCTGGCGCCGAAGAGAGCCTGGAGATCGCCGAGTACACGGCCACGCAGGTCAAACAGGCAGTGGTGGGGACGGGCGCGGCCAATAAAGAGCAGGTGCAGATGATGGTCATGCACATGCTCAAGCTGACCAGCAAACCGCAAATCGACGCGTCGGATGCCCTGGCGATTGCCATTTGTCACGCCCACACGCGCTCCAGTCTGTTGCCGCACGGCTTGGGAACGGCACGCAGTCGTGGCGGGCGACTGCGTCTCTGA
- a CDS encoding YebC/PmpR family DNA-binding transcriptional regulator: MAGHSKWANIKHRKERQDAKRGKIFTKWIRELTVAARQGGGDPGSNPRLRLALDKALGANMSRDIIDRAVARGAGATEADNVEELTYEGYGPGGVAVMVECMTDNRNRTAAAVRHAFSKCGGNLGTDGSVAYLFERKGQISFAPGVDEDALTEAALEADADDVVSHEDGSIDVFTSFTSFYAVRNALEAAGFKGDDAEIVMQPTTSAELDLEGAEKVLKLIDMLEDLDDVQNVYSNADIPEDVAAQLG; encoded by the coding sequence ATGGCAGGTCATTCCAAGTGGGCGAACATCAAGCACCGCAAAGAACGCCAGGATGCCAAGAGAGGCAAGATCTTCACCAAGTGGATCCGCGAACTGACCGTGGCGGCCCGTCAGGGCGGCGGTGATCCGGGCTCCAACCCGCGTCTGCGTCTGGCACTGGACAAGGCACTGGGCGCCAACATGAGCCGGGACATCATCGACCGTGCCGTGGCCCGTGGCGCCGGCGCGACCGAAGCCGACAACGTTGAAGAGTTGACCTATGAAGGCTACGGCCCGGGCGGCGTTGCCGTAATGGTCGAGTGCATGACCGACAACCGCAACCGTACCGCAGCGGCCGTGCGCCACGCGTTCAGCAAGTGTGGCGGCAACCTCGGTACCGACGGTTCGGTAGCTTACCTGTTCGAACGCAAGGGGCAGATCAGCTTTGCGCCGGGTGTCGATGAGGACGCGCTGACAGAAGCGGCGCTGGAAGCCGATGCCGACGACGTGGTCAGCCACGAAGACGGCTCGATCGACGTGTTCACCTCGTTCACCAGTTTCTACGCGGTGCGCAATGCCCTGGAGGCCGCAGGCTTCAAGGGTGATGACGCGGAAATCGTCATGCAGCCGACCACCAGCGCCGAACTGGACCTGGAGGGCGCCGAGAAGGTGCTCAAGCTGATCGACATGCTGGAAGACCTGGACGACGTGCAGAACGTCTACTCCAACGCGGACATTCCGGAAGACGTGGCCGCTCAGCTCGGTTAA
- the aspS gene encoding aspartate--tRNA ligase: MMRSHYCGQLNESLEGQEITLCGWVHRRRDHGGVIFLDIRDRDGLAQVVFDPDRAESFAAADRVRSEYVVKITGKVRLRPAGATNANMASGMIEVLGYELEVLNESETPPFPLNEFSDVGEETRLRYRFLDLRRPEMAEKLRLRSRMTTSIRRYLDENGFLDVETPILTRATPEGARDYLVPSRTHAGSFFALPQSPQLFKQLLMVAGFDRYYQIAKCFRDEDLRADRQPEFTQIDIETSFLDEKDIMGLTEGMIRNLFKEVLDLEFGEFPHMTFEEAMRRYGSDKPDLRNPLELVDVADQLKEVDFKVFSGPANDPKCRIAALRVPGGASMPRKQIDDYTKFVGIYGAKGLAYIKVNERAAGVEGLQSPIVKNIPEDKLNVILDRVGAVDGDIVFFGADKAKIVSEALGALRIKLGHDLKLLTCEWAPMWVVDFPMFEENDDGSFSALHHPFTAPKCSPEELEANPAGALSRAYDMVLNGTELGGGSIRIHRKEMQQAVFRLLGINEAEQEEKFGFLLDALKYGAPPHGGLAFGLDRLVMLMTGAQSIREVIAFPKTQSAADVMTQAPGVVDAKALRELHIRLRETPKAE; the protein is encoded by the coding sequence ATGATGCGCAGCCATTATTGCGGCCAACTGAACGAAAGCCTGGAAGGCCAGGAAATTACCCTTTGCGGATGGGTTCACCGTCGTCGCGACCACGGCGGGGTGATTTTCCTCGATATCCGTGATCGTGACGGTCTGGCCCAGGTAGTGTTCGATCCGGATCGCGCCGAGAGCTTCGCCGCCGCCGATCGCGTGCGCAGCGAATACGTCGTGAAGATCACCGGCAAGGTGCGTCTGCGTCCGGCCGGTGCCACCAACGCCAACATGGCGTCGGGCATGATCGAAGTGCTGGGCTACGAGCTCGAAGTGCTGAACGAGTCGGAAACCCCGCCGTTCCCGCTGAACGAGTTCTCCGACGTGGGCGAGGAAACCCGTCTGCGCTATCGCTTCCTGGACCTGCGTCGTCCGGAAATGGCCGAGAAGCTGCGTCTGCGTTCGCGCATGACCACCAGCATCCGTCGCTATCTCGACGAGAACGGCTTCCTCGACGTCGAAACGCCGATCCTGACCCGTGCCACTCCGGAAGGCGCGCGCGACTACCTCGTACCGAGCCGTACCCACGCCGGTTCGTTCTTCGCCCTGCCGCAATCGCCACAGCTGTTCAAGCAGCTGCTGATGGTCGCCGGCTTCGACCGCTACTACCAGATCGCCAAGTGCTTCCGCGACGAAGACCTGCGTGCCGACCGTCAGCCTGAGTTCACTCAGATCGACATCGAGACCAGCTTCCTCGACGAAAAAGACATCATGGGCCTGACCGAAGGCATGATCCGCAACCTGTTCAAGGAAGTGCTGGATCTGGAGTTCGGTGAGTTCCCGCACATGACCTTCGAAGAAGCCATGCGCCGTTACGGTTCCGACAAGCCGGACCTGCGTAACCCGCTGGAACTGGTCGACGTGGCCGATCAGCTGAAAGAAGTTGATTTCAAAGTCTTCAGCGGCCCTGCCAACGACCCGAAATGCCGTATCGCCGCGCTGCGCGTTCCAGGCGGGGCGAGCATGCCGCGCAAGCAGATCGACGACTACACCAAGTTCGTCGGCATCTACGGTGCCAAGGGCCTGGCGTACATCAAGGTCAACGAGCGCGCTGCTGGTGTAGAAGGCCTGCAATCGCCGATCGTGAAAAACATCCCTGAAGACAAGCTGAACGTGATCCTCGATCGCGTCGGTGCAGTCGACGGCGACATCGTGTTCTTCGGCGCCGACAAGGCCAAGATCGTCAGCGAAGCCCTGGGCGCGCTGCGTATCAAGCTCGGTCACGACCTGAAGCTGCTGACCTGCGAGTGGGCACCGATGTGGGTCGTCGACTTCCCGATGTTCGAAGAGAACGACGACGGCAGCTTCTCCGCGCTGCACCACCCGTTCACCGCACCGAAGTGCTCGCCGGAAGAGCTGGAAGCCAACCCGGCCGGCGCTCTGTCCCGTGCCTACGACATGGTGCTGAACGGCACCGAGCTGGGTGGCGGTTCGATCCGTATCCACCGTAAAGAAATGCAGCAAGCGGTATTCCGTCTGCTGGGCATCAACGAAGCGGAACAGGAAGAGAAGTTCGGCTTCCTGCTCGACGCCCTGAAATACGGCGCGCCGCCGCATGGCGGTCTGGCCTTCGGTCTGGACCGTCTGGTGATGCTGATGACCGGCGCCCAGTCGATCCGTGAAGTGATCGCCTTCCCGAAAACCCAGAGTGCTGCCGACGTGATGACGCAGGCGCCGGGTGTCGTGGATGCGAAGGCATTGCGCGAATTGCACATTCGTTTGCGTGAAACGCCAAAGGCCGAGTAA
- a CDS encoding FmdB family zinc ribbon protein — MPMYDYQCASCGHQLEAIQKISDAPLVDCPACQAPELKKQLSMPGFRLSGSGWYETDFKTGAKKNLAGGDKSD; from the coding sequence ATGCCGATGTACGATTACCAATGTGCTTCCTGTGGTCATCAGTTGGAAGCCATTCAAAAGATCAGCGACGCACCACTGGTCGATTGCCCTGCCTGTCAGGCGCCGGAACTCAAGAAGCAGCTGTCGATGCCGGGCTTTCGCCTCAGCGGCAGCGGCTGGTACGAAACCGATTTCAAGACCGGCGCGAAGAAGAATCTGGCCGGTGGCGACAAATCTGACTAG
- a CDS encoding ribbon-helix-helix domain-containing protein produces MEVGDRRREIAVGSQRESATEPLLGGFDMALIRPLSRSVRLNGFATCMRLEQVYWNILGRMAEDNCCSVGTLLSRVDREVHLRHGGVKNFSGLVRVMCVVHGLRDSPGMHDEGCH; encoded by the coding sequence ATGGAAGTTGGAGACAGGCGAAGAGAGATCGCAGTCGGTTCGCAACGGGAGAGCGCCACAGAACCTTTGCTCGGCGGGTTCGACATGGCGTTGATCCGGCCGTTATCCCGTTCGGTGCGTTTGAACGGGTTTGCGACCTGCATGCGGCTGGAGCAGGTTTACTGGAACATCCTGGGCCGGATGGCCGAGGACAATTGCTGTTCGGTCGGCACGCTGTTGTCCCGCGTCGATCGTGAAGTGCACCTGCGTCATGGCGGGGTGAAAAACTTCAGCGGTCTGGTGCGGGTGATGTGTGTGGTGCATGGCCTGCGGGATTCTCCGGGGATGCACGACGAAGGTTGTCACTGA
- a CDS encoding Dps family protein — protein sequence MAIDIGISEEDRKSIVEGLSRLLSDTYVLYLKTHNFHWNVTGPMFRTLHLMFEEQYNELALAVDLIAERIRALGFPAPGAYATYARLSSIKEEVGVPSAEDMIKQLVEGQEAVTRTARGIFPLLDKVSDEPTADLLTQRMQVHEKTAWMLRALLEA from the coding sequence ATGGCAATCGATATCGGTATCAGTGAAGAAGACCGCAAGTCCATCGTCGAAGGGCTCTCGCGCCTGCTGTCGGACACCTACGTGCTGTATCTGAAGACTCACAACTTCCACTGGAACGTCACCGGGCCGATGTTCCGGACCCTGCATCTGATGTTCGAGGAGCAATACAACGAATTGGCCCTGGCGGTGGATTTGATCGCCGAACGTATCCGGGCGCTGGGTTTTCCCGCACCGGGTGCCTATGCGACTTACGCACGTCTGTCTTCTATTAAAGAGGAAGTCGGCGTGCCAAGTGCCGAAGACATGATCAAGCAGTTGGTGGAAGGTCAGGAAGCCGTCACCCGGACCGCACGGGGCATTTTCCCTCTGCTGGACAAGGTCAGCGATGAACCTACCGCCGACCTGCTGACCCAGCGCATGCAGGTTCACGAGAAAACCGCGTGGATGCTGCGCGCATTGCTTGAGGCCTGA
- a CDS encoding cold-shock protein translates to MLKIVHLLMGAAALLLSFIPSLKSEAVPYLQQPDALYLAFFGLLNLILAPVIPYWNKGPRQHLQNLVSALLVLTVVLQTLTLIAPMPVIAGQPAVLFSLVIALVAVAVHLAVSFYKSSPAAAAQSYDMSNRDTGTVKWFNTSKGFGFISRDSGDDIFVHFRAIRGEGHRVLVEGQRVEFSVMNRDKGLQAEDVIAALPRR, encoded by the coding sequence ATGTTGAAAATCGTCCACCTGCTAATGGGCGCAGCAGCCTTGCTGCTGTCCTTCATACCCAGCCTGAAGTCCGAAGCGGTACCTTACCTGCAACAACCCGATGCACTTTACCTGGCCTTTTTCGGCCTGCTGAACCTGATCCTTGCGCCAGTTATCCCCTACTGGAACAAAGGTCCGCGCCAGCATCTGCAAAATCTGGTCAGCGCCCTGCTGGTGCTGACTGTCGTCCTGCAAACCCTGACCCTGATCGCGCCGATGCCTGTCATCGCCGGCCAGCCAGCTGTGCTGTTCAGCCTGGTCATTGCTCTGGTTGCCGTGGCGGTACACCTGGCCGTCAGCTTCTATAAATCCTCACCGGCCGCCGCCGCGCAAAGCTACGACATGAGCAACCGCGATACCGGCACCGTCAAGTGGTTCAACACCTCCAAAGGCTTCGGCTTTATCTCCCGGGACTCCGGCGATGATATTTTCGTGCACTTTCGCGCCATCCGTGGCGAAGGCCACCGCGTTCTGGTCGAAGGCCAGCGCGTGGAGTTCTCGGTGATGAACCGTGACAAGGGCCTGCAGGCCGAAGACGTGATCGCTGCCCTGCCGCGCCGCTGA
- a CDS encoding SlyX family protein, with protein MSLEQRVTELESRLAFQDDTIQALNDVLVEQQRVVERLQLQMAAVLKRQEEMVGQIGSFEEDAPPPHY; from the coding sequence ATGAGCCTTGAACAACGTGTTACCGAGCTGGAAAGCCGCCTGGCGTTTCAGGACGACACCATCCAGGCATTGAACGACGTGCTGGTGGAACAGCAGCGTGTGGTCGAGCGTCTGCAATTGCAGATGGCAGCCGTACTCAAGCGTCAGGAGGAGATGGTGGGGCAGATCGGGTCTTTTGAAGAAGATGCGCCACCGCCACACTATTGA